TTCTGAGCTCCGACCCAGTAAATCTGTGCAAAATTATTCACGAGCTTTAACACTATTATAGGTTTTGTCCTCCCAATATTCTTTAGTTCCACACTTACGTAATCACTGGGCACAGGTAACTTACAATGCAGCAGGCTGTCAGCTGCTAAGTTTGAACAGCACCTACTGGCAGCCCTCATCGCACAAAGCAAACCTCATCCCATTCTAACCTAAATAACTCTCACACACTCAGCTTTCATTTGCATctaactttcttctttccccaccTGTTTGGTGCCCATGAGTTTATTTCACTGTGTCAGCCTGAAAAGGAACTGCAAAGCTCTGGGCAGACAGAGCATGAGGAAGTGGCAGCCTAGgaacagactgaagaaaagataGGTGGAAGAAACCCCCCAAACCAGACGTAGAAAACAGTaactctttcttcttcctctttatatatatatatatacttcctTCATATAACCCGTGTTTTAGCAACAGTTTCGACCTTATTCTCTACAGTAACTCCCCTTCTGGGATGTAGCGTTTGGGGACTTAACTTTGGTATCTTCATTGCCATTATTGTTATACACACAGCAGAAAGTTAGCCTTTCCCTGTACAGATAGAGCATAGCAATATAACCCTTGCCATCTTGAGCCTTTCCCTGCTTTTTCCTATGTGGCACTAATTTGGCAGGGAAAAGACATTCAGTCTCCTGTAGTTCCCTAATTCCTGAATAAAGGGAGGGTGAAAACGTTCAAGCTTTCTGCCTGCCTCCTGTCTTTTCCTGTACTTGAAGCTATTTCCCTGCTTTCAAACAGGACAACTGCGCTCACAGTTGGAAGAAATACTTACTGCCCATCTGAGCTGTTTGTTCCACTCAGACCCTTCCATACACTTTTCCCTACGTGGAATTTGTCTTTGGCTCAAAGAATTCTTATTTGGCTGCTGTTGCAATGTAAAACTGCTCAAAAGTGCTACCGGATCATCACATTCATAAGTTCAACATTTGCAGCTCGGCATTTGTCAGCAAATAGCTCCGATTTTCATCATAATCACCATTGAAAAAcgtttgctttttgtctttagCACACAGAAAGCCAGCCCTGATCGCGTATCCCCCAtatgcagaagaagaaagtttCCCGGTCCAGGAAGCTGTCATAGCTGACAAAATTGGTTCCAGCTGAAGGACTTGGCACAGGTTATTCCGTGAACCAAAGGTTTCATGACTGCTTAAAGTTTAACTTTGCTCTTGCAGAATCGCTTTGCATGATGCTTCCCTGCAATTTCATTTTGCGCCCTAACAAAAATCTTCCGTTTCATTTATTTACCTGCATCTGCACGCCTCTCTCACTGAGGGCAGACTGCCCCTGGCAGGCAGGAGGTCTCACAGGGCTCCCCTGTACCTCGGTGCATTTACTGCAAGGAGAAGCTGGCCAAGCACACCTCAGGAACGTCAGCTCTCAAACCAGCTGGCCAGATTCTGTACCGTCTTGAGCTGATTCCCCGCCGTCCTCACGGCCTCGCAAACCTTGCAGTAATGCTCGTCCCAGAAAGAAGTGACGTGGACCTCGTACTTGTTCCGCCAGGCAAAATACCTCCTGTAGCTGGGCTTGTTTTTATCGAGGAACTTCAGGTAGGTGGCCAGCAGCCGCGGGCTGGGGAAGTCGTCCACGTGGATGAAGGAGTCGGCGGGGATGAAGCGCTCGTAGTTGGCCCTGCGGGGGCCGAGGACTACAGGCACGGCGCTGGCGGCGAAGGCGTTCCTCCACAGCTTCTCGGTGATGTAGTCGGTGTGCTGGGAGTTCTCGAAAGCCAAGTAAAACTTGTAGGCCGACACCGTCTTCACCACGCTGCCCTCCTGCAGCGCCATCCCGCGCGCCCCGTACACGTCGATGGGCAGGTGCTCCTTCAGCTGCCGGTAGTAGCGCACCCGGGCGTGCTCCTCGTTCCAGTTGCTGATCACCCAGGCCACCAGCCGGCTCTTGCGGGGCACCACGAAGGGCCGCGGCGACGGCGGCGCGTAGAGGTACCCGTAGGGCACGAACAGGTCCGAGTCCCGCCGGTACGACATGGTCCAGTTGAAGAGCCCGGCCAGGCCCCGCAGCCCGGGGGAGTGCGAGGGCGACTCGAAGTTCATCCACACCCACAGCTGCCGCGGGGGTCGCGGCGGGGTCCCGCGGGGCAGCCCCTGGGCTCCGTGCAGCGCCAGGTCGCGGTGGTGGAAGAGCACGGCCCGCGCCTCGCCGTACCGCCCGCGGTCGGCGCTCAGGCGGCAGCCCGTGATGTTGTAGCGCCGCAGGCAGTCAGGCGGGCGCCGGGACCGGCCGAAGGGCTCCCACCACAGCAGCACGGTCACCTCGCCCTCGGGCCGGCCCGCCGCCGAGCCGCGCCGCCGCAGCTCCCGCAGGCAGGCGTACAGCGCCAGCGCGGAGCCCAGCAGCGCGCCCAGCAGCGcccagcgccgccgccgccacctcCGCGGGCAGCCCGGCCGGGCGGCGGGGCTCCGCCGGGGGCCCGACTCCATCGAGGCCGCCCGCTGCCGCCCCGGGGgagccgcggggccggggccgcccGGTGCatgctgatgctgctgttgctgctgccgccgccgcctctCAGCGCCCACCCCCTGGCCCGGCCCGGCGCACGGCGGCGCGGAACCACCGGGCAGGGGCggggagatgctgctgcagcccctcccGGCCATGCCGGCCCGTCCTGCCCCACCCGGCGGCCGCCCGTCCCTCCGCACCGGCCACGGCCCCGGCCACGGCCCGCCCCTCGGCCCCGCCCGCGGGAGCTTGAGGGCCGCCTCAGGCAGAGGGAGGGAGCCGGGCACGGCCCAGATGCGGGGCGGCAGCGATGTGCGGGCATCTCTGCTCTCCACGTGCCCTCTCATCCCGCCCCAGGCAGCCGCAGAGATTCGGCTGTAGCTGAAGggcattttctttgtgtttccgGGACAGACCCTGGGGGATtttgatgccccatccctggaggtgctcaaggccagactggacagaccctgggcagcctgagctggagaGTTGGATCTGGCTGATAtttaaagtctcttccaacccaagccgttctatgaCTCTTTTAAAAAGGGCGTGCTTAAAAAAGGGAAATCGAGCGAAGGTTTGAATAAATTACttgtttagaaagaaaagataaaagaaaagaggaagagccAGCAGCCACAGGAGCTTTGACTTCCTGCCAGCTGCACCAGCTTCAAGCAGCTGTACAGGGATTAACGAGTTGAGAAAGCAATAATAACtgctaaaaaaataacaataattcaAAGAAGAGGATTTCTTCAAATAACCTTATTGTCATTTGAAGACTTTATTGGAACCCAAATGTCTACATTGAGGTTTAAAATCTCACAGCTGTTTTTATGGCTAACCAGGAAATCACTGTTCACAGCTCTGCGTCGCAGCAAAGTATGAAGAAGCCTATCAAGTAGAGCACCAGAGCTGTATTTCCCAGTCATTCGCTTCAGTGATCCGAGAGGTCTATGTGACCCATCTCTGTGTGAGCCAGGAGAGGGATTCAAGCTCTTTAGCtcagaaataaagaacattATTCATGCAGGCTGTATTAGATTGTTAACTAGGTGATGAGCACCTGTAAACTTAATAACTGCACATAAAATGACTTAATGtaaccacagaatggtttgtgttagAAGGGATCCTAAAAGTCatgcagttccaacccctgccatgggctggtggTCTCCCACCAGCTCGGGCTGCCCAgtgtcccatccagcctgaccctgagcacctccagggatggagcatcacAACTCTCTGGGtagcagtgccagggcctcactgctcTCTAAGTTGTCCCTTGTTATATCCAAGGACAGTGTGGCTCCATCATCTTCATAACACCTTCAGGCAGTCATTGGCTGCTATT
The sequence above is a segment of the Excalfactoria chinensis isolate bCotChi1 chromosome 1, bCotChi1.hap2, whole genome shotgun sequence genome. Coding sequences within it:
- the FUT4 gene encoding alpha-(1,3)-fucosyltransferase 4, whose translation is MAGRGCSSISPPLPGGSAPPCAGPGQGVGAERRRRQQQQQHQHAPGGPGPAAPPGRQRAASMESGPRRSPAARPGCPRRWRRRRWALLGALLGSALALYACLRELRRRGSAAGRPEGEVTVLLWWEPFGRSRRPPDCLRRYNITGCRLSADRGRYGEARAVLFHHRDLALHGAQGLPRGTPPRPPRQLWVWMNFESPSHSPGLRGLAGLFNWTMSYRRDSDLFVPYGYLYAPPSPRPFVVPRKSRLVAWVISNWNEEHARVRYYRQLKEHLPIDVYGARGMALQEGSVVKTVSAYKFYLAFENSQHTDYITEKLWRNAFAASAVPVVLGPRRANYERFIPADSFIHVDDFPSPRLLATYLKFLDKNKPSYRRYFAWRNKYEVHVTSFWDEHYCKVCEAVRTAGNQLKTVQNLASWFES